GGCGCTGACCCTCGGCGCGGCGCCGCAGTCCGCCGAACTCGACCGGCTCCGGCAGCGGCGGGCAGACCTCGGGCTGCCCGCCGACGACGACGCGCCGCTGCTCATCGACCCGGAGACAGGCGCTCGCGTCGCCCTGGCGGCGATTCCGCTGCACTTGCGGCGGGCGCGGGTGACCCGGGCCGGCATCGACGCCAATGCCTCGATGTGCTCCGGGATGCTCCGGTATCGATACGCCCCTGGCTAACGCAGACCATGATCGGGAGGTCTTAGTGAAAGCCGTACGACTGCATAAGTTTCACAGCACGCCTGTCGTTGACGACGTGCCCGAGCCGAAGGTTAGCGGCCACCTGGATGTCGTCGTCAAGATCGGCGGCGCCGGCGTCTGCCGGACCGATCTGCACATCATCGAGGGGCAGTGGGATGAGCGGATGCATACGCCGCTGCCCTACATCCTCGGGCACGAGAACGCCGGGTGGGTGCACGAGGTCGGGTCCGCCGTGACCAATGTCGCGGTTGGCGACACCGTGATCCTGCATCCGACGCCTACCTGCGGCTTGTGCCGCGCCTGCCGGGCCGGGGATGACATGCACTGCGAGAACTCCACGTTCCCCGGGCTGTCCACCGATGGCGGGATGGCCGAGTACTTGCTGACCTCCGCCCGCGCCTGCGTGAAGCTCGAGCCGTCGACCCGGCCGCAGGATGTCGCGGCGCTCGCCGACGCCGGGATTACCGCCTATCACGCCGTGAAGAAAGCGATCCCGCTGCTCTATCCCGGCACTACCTGCGTGGTCATCGGGGCCGGCGGGCTCGGGCACATCGGGGTGCAGTGCCTGGCGGCGCTGACCGCGGCGCGGATCATCGTCGTGGACAGGAACCCCGAGGCGCTCAAGCTCGCGCAGGAGCTGGGGGCCGACCTCACCGTGGTCGCCGACGGGAAGCACGTCGGCGCCGTGCAGGACCTGACCGGCGGGG
The genomic region above belongs to Sporichthyaceae bacterium and contains:
- a CDS encoding NAD(P)-dependent alcohol dehydrogenase gives rise to the protein MPEPKVSGHLDVVVKIGGAGVCRTDLHIIEGQWDERMHTPLPYILGHENAGWVHEVGSAVTNVAVGDTVILHPTPTCGLCRACRAGDDMHCENSTFPGLSTDGGMAEYLLTSARACVKLEPSTRPQDVAALADAGITAYHAVKKAIPLLYPGTTCVVIGAGGLGHIGVQCLAALTAARIIVVDRNPEALKLAQELGADLTVVADGKHVGAVQDLTGGAGAHVVLDFVAEQGAEMDGWNMTAPAGSYFVIGYGGTLHVPTLDIISTERNIIGNIVGTYNDLAELMALAQGGKVTLHTKTYPLAAAPDALADLDAGRVRGRAILV